A genomic window from Sulfurospirillum multivorans DSM 12446 includes:
- a CDS encoding HyaD/HybD family hydrogenase maturation endopeptidase, whose translation MKVLILGIGNVMFSDEGVGVHLCRLVEQKYQFSSPEHTITFVDGGTLAERLIPVIAEYEYLVVLDCVDAHDGKIGDVYFFDFDNVPNTITWQGSVHEVEMLQTLTMMDLVGDRPTTKIVGIIPEVVDDTTLELTPAVLKGSVVMESVLLKHLVELGFTYEQMSDIDIQSVANLSCLEDR comes from the coding sequence TTGAAAGTGTTGATTTTAGGCATTGGCAATGTGATGTTCTCCGACGAAGGCGTCGGAGTGCATCTGTGCCGTCTTGTTGAACAAAAATATCAGTTTTCTTCGCCTGAGCACACGATCACGTTCGTTGATGGTGGCACCCTCGCAGAAAGATTAATCCCCGTTATTGCTGAATATGAATACCTTGTCGTTCTTGATTGTGTGGATGCTCATGATGGAAAGATCGGTGATGTCTACTTTTTTGATTTTGACAATGTCCCCAATACCATCACCTGGCAAGGAAGCGTACATGAAGTTGAGATGCTTCAAACACTCACGATGATGGATCTCGTTGGAGATCGCCCTACCACAAAAATCGTTGGTATTATCCCAGAAGTGGTTGATGATACAACACTGGAACTCACACCTGCTGTTTTAAAAGGAAGCGTCGTGATGGAGAGTGTTTTACTGAAACATTTGGTAGAATTAGGCTTTACGTATGAGCAAATGAGCGATATTGACATCCAAAGTGTAGCCAACCTGTCTTGTCTGGAGGATCGATGA
- a CDS encoding glucose-6-phosphate isomerase translates to MKNSLYFNIKVEEGIFEKIVAEQDTIGYYALPDQEITDLVNYLEEFKSKNDYDAIKDIAIIGIGGSSLGPKAIFRALQGIRDFDKRLHLFESTDPASIRSTLNKLDIKNTHFFVISKSGSTIETISVYKYILSLLKAKEISLDYRFTFVTDSGSKLEAHAKTLNSFILHIPLNVGGRFSVLSAAGLAPLLLVGVDIQRLLDGAKAIKKSFFEDGYIKETLLKKATYYAKNSMHYNINTLFAYSESLDSFTDWYVQLWGESLGKKQKHSSFNVGLTPVGLIGPKDQHSFLQLIVEGLRDKSVTVLKIENFDDKIKIPSITLKELESLDLMNGIAFCDLINMQADSTIEALLDKKDIPIDTITLQHIDEANIGKLIFYYELLTSLVGQMMNVNTYDQPGVESGKKILEGKLIEERKSFPKKGK, encoded by the coding sequence TTGAAAAATTCACTCTATTTTAATATTAAAGTAGAAGAGGGCATCTTTGAAAAAATCGTGGCTGAACAGGACACCATTGGCTATTACGCCTTGCCCGATCAAGAGATTACCGATCTTGTAAATTACCTAGAAGAGTTTAAATCTAAAAATGATTACGATGCGATCAAAGATATCGCTATTATCGGTATCGGGGGAAGTTCATTAGGGCCTAAAGCGATTTTTAGAGCACTTCAAGGTATTCGTGATTTCGACAAACGATTGCACCTTTTTGAGAGTACTGATCCTGCGTCTATTCGCTCCACGCTCAATAAACTGGACATCAAAAACACTCACTTTTTTGTCATCAGTAAATCAGGTTCAACGATCGAGACCATTTCGGTTTACAAATACATTCTTTCCTTGTTAAAAGCCAAAGAGATTTCCCTCGATTATCGCTTCACCTTTGTCACCGATAGTGGCTCAAAACTCGAAGCCCATGCCAAAACATTGAACTCATTTATTTTACATATTCCTCTCAATGTCGGCGGACGTTTTTCCGTTTTAAGTGCCGCAGGTCTTGCACCATTGCTTTTGGTGGGTGTGGATATTCAACGCTTACTAGATGGTGCCAAAGCGATTAAAAAAAGCTTCTTTGAAGATGGTTACATCAAAGAGACACTGTTGAAAAAAGCGACCTACTACGCTAAAAATTCGATGCACTACAACATCAACACCCTTTTTGCGTACTCCGAGAGTTTGGACAGTTTTACCGACTGGTATGTGCAACTTTGGGGAGAGAGTTTGGGTAAAAAACAAAAACACAGCAGCTTTAACGTGGGTCTTACCCCTGTTGGGCTTATTGGCCCCAAAGATCAACACTCTTTTTTACAGCTCATTGTTGAAGGGCTTCGCGATAAAAGTGTGACCGTGCTTAAAATCGAAAACTTTGATGACAAAATCAAGATTCCTTCCATTACACTCAAAGAGCTTGAGAGCTTGGATTTGATGAATGGTATTGCGTTTTGTGACCTCATTAACATGCAAGCTGATTCAACGATTGAGGCACTTTTGGATAAAAAAGATATTCCAATCGACACCATTACCCTTCAACACATTGATGAAGCAAACATTGGAAAGTTAATTTTCTACTATGAGCTTTTAACCTCGCTTGTTGGTCAAATGATGAATGTCAATACCTACGATCAACCCGGTGTTGAGAGTGGTAAGAAGATATTGGAAGGTAAATTGATCGAAGAGAGAAAGAGTTTTCCTAAAAAAGGAAAATAA
- a CDS encoding hydrogenase small subunit: MEHAKLYERLAERLSNLEKFPRIKEEKSIAALMEEHGINRRDFMKWAAGVTAMLSLPSTFTPLMAQAAELTDRLPVIWLHMAECTGCSESLLRTDAPTIDSLIFDHISLEYHETLMVACGWQAEHNLESAIEKYKGKYILMVEGGIPAGSSEFFLTVGPHGQTGQASAKKASESAAAIFAIGSCSSFGGIQAAHPNPTNAQPLSKITNKPVINVPGCPPSEKNIVGNVLHYILFGTLPALDAYNRPKWAYGLRIHDLCERRGHFDAGEFVQEFGDAGAKKGFCLYKVGCKGPYTFNNCSRERFNQHTSWPVQAGHGCIGCSEPGFWDNMGPFEEPLGDRLYHTVYGEGADKTADKVGVALLTVTAVGIAAHAAIAAVKGSGKTEE, translated from the coding sequence ATGGAACACGCGAAACTGTACGAAAGGCTTGCTGAGAGACTGAGCAATCTTGAGAAGTTCCCCCGTATTAAGGAGGAAAAATCTATTGCGGCACTGATGGAAGAACATGGCATCAACCGTAGAGATTTTATGAAGTGGGCAGCAGGCGTTACTGCTATGTTGTCGTTACCTTCAACATTTACACCATTGATGGCACAAGCGGCTGAATTGACGGATCGTTTGCCAGTTATTTGGTTGCATATGGCTGAGTGTACGGGCTGTAGTGAGAGTTTGCTTAGAACGGATGCTCCTACCATTGATAGTTTGATTTTTGATCACATTTCACTCGAGTACCATGAGACATTGATGGTCGCCTGTGGATGGCAAGCAGAGCACAATTTAGAGAGTGCGATTGAGAAATACAAGGGCAAATATATTTTAATGGTTGAAGGTGGTATTCCTGCGGGCAGTAGTGAATTCTTCTTAACCGTTGGACCTCATGGTCAAACAGGACAAGCAAGCGCTAAAAAAGCTTCTGAATCAGCGGCAGCTATTTTTGCCATTGGCTCCTGTTCAAGTTTTGGTGGTATCCAAGCGGCTCATCCAAACCCAACCAATGCACAACCACTGAGCAAAATTACCAATAAACCCGTTATTAACGTTCCAGGTTGTCCTCCAAGTGAGAAAAATATCGTCGGTAACGTGCTTCATTACATTCTTTTTGGCACACTTCCAGCACTCGATGCGTATAACCGTCCAAAATGGGCTTACGGTCTTAGAATTCATGATCTTTGCGAAAGACGCGGTCACTTTGACGCGGGCGAATTCGTTCAAGAATTCGGTGATGCCGGTGCTAAAAAAGGCTTCTGTCTTTATAAAGTGGGTTGTAAAGGCCCTTATACGTTTAACAACTGTTCACGTGAGAGATTTAACCAACATACTTCTTGGCCCGTTCAAGCAGGTCATGGCTGTATCGGTTGTTCCGAACCAGGATTTTGGGATAACATGGGACCATTTGAAGAACCTCTAGGGGATAGACTCTATCATACCGTTTATGGTGAAGGTGCTGATAAAACTGCTGATAAAGTAGGCGTAGCGCTTTTGACAGTAACTGCGGTAGGTATTGCGGCTCATGCGGCGATTGCTGCGGTTAAGGGCAGTGGAAAAACTGAAGAATAA
- a CDS encoding TetR/AcrR family transcriptional regulator, with translation MDKKLRKSEKILDAALMLFSTRGFYATTIPDIAKAMGMSVGNMYNYFSSKEMLAKEIIKYSSDILGAEIRLVNEEEGNAKEKIRKIVALYFEMASSKPQHINYFLRVYLANREVFKEGCEGMLCVSSFVTELMIFFEEGVARGELRNQDFFSAFGLFMGYLGGFVFLSGEGVLEKDLNHYVDEIALNIYNALKH, from the coding sequence GTGGATAAAAAATTACGCAAAAGTGAAAAGATTTTAGATGCGGCGTTAATGCTCTTTTCAACACGAGGTTTTTATGCCACAACGATTCCCGACATCGCCAAAGCAATGGGCATGAGTGTGGGGAATATGTATAACTATTTTTCCTCCAAAGAGATGCTTGCCAAAGAGATCATCAAATACTCTTCCGATATTTTAGGCGCTGAGATCCGCCTCGTTAATGAAGAAGAGGGAAACGCGAAGGAGAAGATTCGAAAGATTGTGGCACTCTATTTTGAGATGGCTTCTTCAAAACCACAACACATCAACTACTTTTTACGTGTCTACCTTGCCAATAGGGAAGTCTTCAAAGAGGGATGCGAAGGGATGCTGTGCGTCTCATCGTTTGTGACCGAACTGATGATCTTTTTTGAAGAGGGAGTGGCGCGTGGGGAACTTCGCAATCAAGATTTTTTCTCTGCATTTGGGCTGTTTATGGGCTATTTGGGTGGGTTTGTTTTTTTAAGTGGGGAAGGTGTTTTGGAAAAAGATCTTAACCATTATGTCGATGAGATTGCGCTCAATATCTACAACGCGCTCAAACACTAA
- the cybH gene encoding Ni/Fe-hydrogenase, b-type cytochrome subunit, whose product MKRDIEFEFSAGLRWTHWLRAIAIFVLTVTGFYLTYVFIAPEASDEPILFLNAKFRMWHEIAGFLLIAITLFKTYLFFADRISSKERVSFLDFVSPKVWFGQLKYYLFMGEHPQLRGVYNPLQFIAYVGLYTMIFIISITGLILYVHSYQAGGIGGFLYDYMRPIEAMLGGLAMVREIHHIVMWGILIFLPIHIYMAIFNSIMGKEGSMDAIISGYKFHKQHPKH is encoded by the coding sequence ATGAAAAGAGATATAGAATTTGAGTTCTCAGCAGGGCTTCGTTGGACGCACTGGCTTAGAGCAATTGCTATTTTTGTATTAACGGTGACAGGGTTTTATTTAACCTATGTGTTCATTGCACCTGAAGCATCAGATGAGCCTATCCTCTTCTTAAATGCAAAATTCAGAATGTGGCATGAAATCGCAGGATTTTTACTCATCGCCATTACGCTATTTAAAACATACCTCTTTTTTGCTGATCGTATCAGTTCAAAGGAGAGGGTATCGTTTTTAGATTTTGTCAGTCCAAAAGTGTGGTTTGGGCAGCTTAAATATTACCTTTTTATGGGGGAACATCCTCAGTTAAGAGGTGTGTATAATCCGTTGCAGTTTATTGCATACGTAGGTCTGTATACAATGATTTTTATCATTAGCATCACAGGTCTTATTTTGTATGTGCATTCGTATCAAGCAGGCGGTATTGGGGGCTTTTTATATGACTATATGCGCCCCATTGAAGCGATGCTTGGTGGACTTGCTATGGTAAGAGAGATTCACCATATCGTTATGTGGGGTATCTTGATCTTCTTACCGATTCACATCTATATGGCGATCTTTAACTCCATCATGGGAAAAGAAGGTTCAATGGATGCGATTATTAGTGGTTATAAATTTCATAAACAACACCCAAAACACTAA
- a CDS encoding nickel-dependent hydrogenase large subunit: MKITKEIIQRIEGEATLELEWEEQRVSFARIKFFNYRGIEEILQKRPILDALALTPRVCGICSHSHAIASVHAIEACYKNAGERLHVSQKAKDIREIALNAEKIHNHIKWYFFTILPELKRVSNPTYHGNAFKEKQWFHAQNAIMETLKMSAHFTGQWPHGSFVMAGGVTCDPLKSDVLSALGCLDAVIAFCEEHFYGMRLEELLEFDSALQVMSAPSALSHGIDEMLKHGFDRLGRSFDRFLALGESYMYEGSLKASKTTVLSADVKYVHESLEHTFFEDKHKGYTYSKSAMYKKSFCEVGPMARLMVAKEPLMRDFHRRFKDASLTRVVARAVECAHLLWRTKHLLERLNLKEPSFIPPKKEIHSLSGEGMGVVEAPRGSLIHHVKVHQGMIQSYDIITPTVWNLGNGDKQNPSTAQKALIGLHSFTKADFILKSFDVCSVCTTQ; encoded by the coding sequence ATGAAGATAACTAAAGAGATTATACAGCGCATAGAGGGCGAAGCGACCTTGGAGTTGGAGTGGGAAGAGCAGAGAGTCAGCTTTGCTCGCATTAAATTTTTTAATTACCGTGGCATTGAAGAGATTTTGCAAAAGCGCCCTATTTTAGATGCGTTGGCTTTAACGCCCAGAGTGTGTGGTATCTGTTCTCATTCGCACGCCATCGCCTCTGTACATGCCATTGAAGCGTGTTATAAAAATGCAGGCGAGCGTTTACATGTAAGCCAAAAAGCCAAAGATATTCGTGAAATCGCCCTCAATGCTGAGAAGATTCACAACCACATCAAATGGTATTTTTTCACTATTTTACCAGAGCTTAAACGCGTTTCTAACCCAACCTATCACGGCAATGCTTTTAAAGAGAAGCAGTGGTTCCACGCACAAAATGCGATTATGGAGACGCTTAAAATGAGTGCTCATTTTACAGGGCAGTGGCCGCATGGCTCGTTTGTGATGGCAGGAGGCGTGACGTGTGATCCCCTTAAAAGTGATGTTCTCAGTGCACTTGGCTGTTTAGATGCGGTGATTGCTTTTTGCGAAGAGCATTTTTACGGGATGCGTTTGGAAGAGTTATTGGAGTTTGATTCTGCCTTGCAGGTGATGTCGGCACCTTCAGCGCTCTCTCACGGCATTGATGAGATGCTCAAACACGGTTTTGATCGTTTAGGACGTAGTTTTGATCGCTTTTTAGCGTTAGGTGAGTCTTACATGTACGAAGGAAGTCTCAAAGCCTCCAAAACAACCGTACTGAGTGCGGATGTCAAATACGTACATGAGAGTTTGGAACACACTTTTTTTGAAGACAAACACAAAGGCTATACCTATTCCAAAAGTGCGATGTACAAAAAGAGTTTTTGTGAAGTAGGCCCAATGGCACGTTTAATGGTGGCAAAAGAGCCGCTGATGCGTGATTTTCACCGCAGATTTAAAGACGCATCACTCACACGCGTGGTGGCACGTGCCGTTGAATGTGCCCATTTGCTCTGGCGCACCAAGCATCTTTTAGAGCGTTTAAACCTCAAAGAGCCCTCTTTTATTCCACCCAAAAAAGAGATTCACAGTTTAAGTGGCGAGGGAATGGGCGTGGTCGAAGCACCACGTGGATCACTCATCCATCATGTAAAAGTGCATCAAGGGATGATTCAATCGTATGATATTATCACGCCAACGGTTTGGAATTTAGGTAACGGTGATAAGCAAAATCCATCCACGGCACAAAAAGCACTTATTGGTCTACATTCGTTTACCAAAGCCGACTTTATCCTCAAAAGTTTTGACGTTTGTTCGGTCTGTACCACCCAATAG
- a CDS encoding nickel-dependent hydrogenase large subunit, with protein MSKRIVVDPITRIEGHLRVEVIVDDNNVVTEAYSSSTLWRGIETILKGRDPRDAGFMTQRICGVCTYSHYKAGIVAVEDALGIEPPLNAKLTRTLMNCALFLHDHPVHFYHLHGLDWVDVVSALKADPHKAAAESFKYTDAPIACGADDLVATQKRVAEFVKKGHLGPFANAYWGHATYKLTPEQNLIAVSHYLKALEMQRVAAQMMAVFGAKQPHPQSLTVGGVTCVMDLQTPSRLGEFMTKFKEIADFVNRAYYPDLVMAGLAYAGEPSVTGGLGVANLWTHQEFQINAKEFLFESGLMMAEDVVNLITGKPFKVQTLDESKITEEATHAWYKDNAAYHPYEGRQEPNYTGFKDAQTINDKGVLAPTKVIDEKGKYTWVKAPRYDGKPLQVGPLANIVINYALGNKRVKAVVDKFLKDTGLPITAVASTLGRTACRMLEAKVIADHGLEAFTALIQNLKVDDSTCTSYKIDKNKEYKGRYIGNVPRGVLSHWVKIKNGVIENYQAVVPTTWNASPKDAKGVRGSYEESLIGLKITDLSQPLEIVRIIHSYDPCLACAVHVMDTKGNEMSSYKVNVNGASC; from the coding sequence ATGAGTAAAAGAATCGTAGTCGATCCAATAACCAGAATCGAAGGGCATTTAAGGGTTGAAGTTATCGTTGATGATAACAATGTTGTAACAGAAGCATACTCTTCTTCAACACTTTGGAGAGGTATCGAAACCATTTTAAAAGGTAGAGATCCAAGAGATGCTGGTTTTATGACCCAAAGAATTTGTGGTGTTTGTACCTACTCACACTACAAAGCAGGCATTGTGGCGGTTGAAGATGCGCTTGGAATTGAGCCTCCACTTAATGCAAAATTGACACGCACGTTGATGAACTGTGCGCTTTTTTTACATGACCATCCTGTTCATTTTTATCATCTCCATGGACTTGACTGGGTCGATGTTGTCTCAGCACTTAAAGCCGATCCACACAAAGCAGCCGCTGAGTCATTTAAATACACCGATGCGCCTATTGCATGTGGTGCTGATGATCTTGTTGCAACCCAAAAGAGAGTAGCGGAATTTGTTAAAAAAGGTCACCTTGGACCATTCGCAAATGCGTACTGGGGACATGCAACCTATAAATTAACACCGGAACAAAATCTTATTGCCGTTTCTCATTACTTAAAAGCACTCGAAATGCAACGTGTTGCGGCACAAATGATGGCAGTATTTGGTGCCAAACAACCGCATCCACAAAGCTTAACTGTTGGTGGTGTTACCTGTGTTATGGACCTTCAAACCCCTTCACGTTTAGGTGAATTTATGACGAAATTCAAAGAAATTGCGGATTTTGTGAATCGTGCGTACTATCCTGATCTTGTTATGGCGGGACTTGCCTATGCAGGTGAGCCAAGTGTTACTGGTGGTCTTGGTGTTGCAAACCTTTGGACGCATCAAGAATTCCAAATTAATGCAAAAGAGTTTTTGTTTGAGAGCGGACTGATGATGGCTGAAGATGTGGTCAATTTAATTACAGGGAAACCTTTCAAAGTTCAAACACTTGATGAAAGCAAAATTACCGAAGAAGCAACCCACGCATGGTACAAAGACAATGCCGCTTATCATCCGTATGAAGGTCGTCAAGAGCCTAACTATACAGGCTTTAAAGATGCTCAAACCATTAATGACAAAGGTGTTTTGGCTCCGACTAAAGTTATTGATGAAAAGGGTAAATACACATGGGTGAAAGCACCTCGTTATGATGGTAAACCACTTCAAGTAGGACCATTGGCAAACATTGTTATCAATTATGCGCTTGGCAACAAACGTGTTAAAGCCGTTGTTGATAAGTTCTTAAAAGATACAGGTCTTCCTATTACTGCCGTTGCATCAACACTCGGTCGTACAGCGTGTCGTATGCTTGAAGCCAAAGTAATTGCAGATCATGGCTTGGAAGCATTTACCGCATTGATTCAAAACCTTAAAGTCGATGATTCTACATGTACAAGTTACAAGATTGATAAAAACAAAGAGTACAAAGGTCGTTACATTGGCAACGTGCCAAGAGGTGTTTTGAGTCACTGGGTCAAAATCAAAAATGGTGTGATCGAAAACTATCAAGCCGTTGTTCCAACCACATGGAATGCAAGTCCAAAAGATGCAAAAGGTGTTAGAGGTTCATACGAAGAGTCTTTGATCGGCTTAAAGATCACCGATCTTTCTCAACCACTTGAAATCGTAAGGATTATCCACTCTTATGATCCATGTCTTGCATGTGCAGTACACGTCATGGATACCAAAGGGAATGAGATGAGCAGTTATAAGGTCAATGTTAACGGTGCGTCTTGCTAA
- a CDS encoding NADH-quinone oxidoreductase subunit B family protein: protein MSQKSTIIWLQGLTCNGNSHSFFNYPQMPSFAASFEMLYHPLLCGAEDFLSFLKSDTKFDFLILEGALSHDERLIERFGIPFHEILDTLASRATHIICAGSCASFGGVFRLRDPQKITGALFSGKEKGGYWLEKNNVINISGCPVHPRWLVETLLALHVGEKVLLDGFLRPKEVFSYLAHHGCLRNEYFEWKVDSKQLGEREGCLFYEHGCLGPMSHANCNKILWNGVSSKTRAGSPCLGCTEFDFPRVALYETQKNMSLPQTPFGISKRAYYSLAGVAKSFKIERLEKKLIDEDN from the coding sequence ATGTCTCAAAAATCCACTATTATCTGGCTTCAAGGTCTTACATGTAATGGTAACAGCCACTCCTTTTTTAACTACCCACAGATGCCAAGTTTCGCCGCTTCCTTTGAAATGCTGTATCATCCGCTTTTATGCGGTGCAGAGGATTTTCTAAGCTTCCTTAAGAGCGATACAAAGTTTGATTTTTTGATATTAGAGGGTGCTTTGAGCCACGATGAGAGGCTTATTGAGCGCTTTGGGATTCCGTTTCATGAAATCCTCGACACTCTTGCCTCTCGTGCCACGCATATCATCTGCGCAGGTAGTTGTGCGAGTTTTGGCGGTGTTTTTAGACTACGTGATCCACAAAAGATTACAGGCGCACTGTTTAGCGGTAAAGAAAAAGGCGGTTATTGGCTGGAGAAAAACAATGTCATTAACATCTCCGGCTGTCCCGTACATCCACGCTGGTTGGTGGAGACACTTTTAGCGTTGCATGTGGGTGAAAAAGTACTTCTAGATGGCTTCTTGCGCCCCAAAGAGGTCTTCTCTTATCTTGCCCATCATGGGTGTTTGCGCAACGAATATTTTGAATGGAAGGTCGATAGCAAACAGCTTGGAGAGAGAGAAGGGTGTTTGTTTTACGAACACGGCTGTTTGGGGCCAATGAGCCATGCCAATTGCAATAAGATTTTATGGAATGGGGTGAGCTCCAAAACAAGAGCAGGTTCGCCCTGTTTAGGGTGTACAGAGTTTGACTTTCCTAGAGTTGCATTGTATGAAACCCAAAAAAATATGTCTTTGCCTCAAACGCCTTTTGGCATCTCAAAGCGTGCGTATTACAGCCTTGCAGGTGTGGCAAAAAGTTTTAAAATCGAGAGACTTGAAAAGAAGCTGATAGATGAAGATAACTAA
- a CDS encoding TerB family tellurite resistance protein yields the protein MKLKAEEKFAFLQLAQYVAKLDGEYGLKERELVDEYCTEMGIENMEINLESFNLEETLETFRSMQSRKITILALMVLVHVDDKFGIYEHKTMDKIAHIFNISEREMHLFSMWGKMGSALYEQAMVFTAD from the coding sequence ATGAAACTAAAAGCTGAAGAAAAATTTGCTTTTTTACAACTCGCACAGTATGTTGCGAAACTCGATGGGGAATATGGGCTCAAAGAGCGCGAATTGGTCGATGAATACTGTACCGAGATGGGCATTGAAAATATGGAAATTAATTTAGAATCCTTCAATTTAGAAGAGACGTTGGAGACCTTTAGATCGATGCAAAGCCGAAAAATCACCATTCTAGCGTTAATGGTGTTGGTGCATGTTGATGACAAATTTGGCATTTATGAGCATAAAACAATGGATAAAATCGCACATATTTTCAACATTTCAGAAAGAGAGATGCACCTTTTTTCGATGTGGGGGAAAATGGGCTCAGCGCTATACGAACAAGCGATGGTTTTTACAGCAGATTAA